ATTCTTCTGTATAAAAcaagaataacaaaacaaaaagtaaggTTCTATCTCAAATACTTCCTGAGATATCTGATTTTTAAAGTTTACAGTTAGCGTTAAGCGGTGCGTATTCACATTTTCTCCATTTTTGAGGTCACACACCATTTGAGTACTAAGTAAATGCCCATCTTAAACAAGTTTATCTTGCTAACATGTGCCtgcagaacacaaaaatatcaaTGAAATAGGATAGGATGTAGAGATACACTTGTACTGAAGCTGTCAATATTGAAAAAAAGGCTATTTGGGGGCGTGGCAAATGGCAGAAAATTGATAATTGGGCACGTTTAGgaatttttttaacaaacaaaaagacatcaAAACACATTAATTCTTCTGATTTCTACTCTCAATAGTATATACTTAAGAAATCTTCAATTACAGACATGTGGTTGTCTTCATTCAGTCACAATGAGGGAGCCAAAATCAGGAATTTCACCATTTTGACAGGCGGAAATGAAGATCGGAGGAACCCTGAAATATGCAAACTTTAACTGCCTGTAACTTTTGAACTACTGGACAAATATGCATCAAATTTTGACAGCAGTCACAAAATGCAACATACTCTTGGATACATCTCTTTTGTGGAAATTGAACACACCACTTTTGAAAGTTAATTCTTAAAAATATCAGAAAAAAGTAAAGACCTTCTGTAACGAAACTGAATCACAAATGACAGAAATCCACTTACTCACTGATTGTGATCTGCCTGGTTTTACTTATCAACAGTACTTCTCCACATACAAGTTATATTGTTCCTGGAGAGTGCTGTTTGGGACATGCCACATCCGTGCATTTGTGGAGATCGGTTCTAACAAAAAgtcccatgcaaacacaaacacactgctgACGGTGTCACTGTCTTCTTTGGCTGGCCAAGAAAATCTGTTGTTGTCCAGAGAGCTCTTCTTTAAAAAGTTTACTTTTGCCTCATCTGCGCTTAGAATGTTTGTAACAGTGCCCACATGAAATGTTTCATCGTAGAACACTGCCACTGTCTGACCTGTCTGGGCAAATGAAAACCCGTCGCTATCTACTCGCTGGTCGTTCTCATGCTCTGAAGCAGAGGAGTCGGACTCTGATGGCTCGTCTTCCTCATCAAGGTTGTTGTCCACCCTGTCCCTGTGTTCTGGGAATGGGTCCTGGGACGCAAGGAACTCCttcagagactgttccaggccTGGAAGGTCCTGTGTGAGCTTCAGAAGCTCAGACTTGAATCCCAGGACATGCCGGAAAAAGCGAATCTGGGTCTTCAGAGCAGCCAGTTTTTCTCTTTGCAGAGCTTTTCGTTCTAGCAGCCTGTCGACATCACCAGCACTGCTGCAGGCTCCCCCATCTTGACGGATCTCTTGAGCAATATCTGCCTTCTCCCTTGCCTTCTTCTGTCGATCTGCCTCTGTCCGCTGCTGCTGAAGCTGTAGCTTCTGTCTTTTGCTGGCTTTCAcctctctgtcattctctcgGTGACGCTTTCGCATTTCAGGACCACTACTGGATGCATTCAGAAGAAGTTGCCTTTGTTCCTCATTGGACTTCTGGTTGAACCAAGCCTTCATTGTTTTGTTCCGTTTCAACATGGTCAGAGTGCTGTGGTGGTGGACTGAGGAGTTGCGGTGCGTGTAAATGGAAATATCGAGATCCCCAAAGCAGGCTTCTCCCAAGAGGTTGGTGATGTGTGAATGCCGCAGCCGCTCCAACACTTGTGGATCCTGAACAGCATGGTATCGGCCACCAGGCAGGAAGTCATCCAACTGTCGCTCAGTGACAGCAACAAAGTTGACACAGAAGTGGCTGAAGGCACGCTGCACTTTCTGTTGTGTCGCCTCATCCAGATCTAGGAGTGCTGCAAGTGACGATGCGTCTGGTACTTGGATACTGAAGAGTGATGGCACATGGGGGCTGAAAATGGAGGCACTGTCATCTCTCCACTCTCTCAGCTGTGCGTGCAGCTCCACAACAGGCAAGAAAAACTCTGCATAGCTCGTCTCCCCAGCACACAGTAGAGTCCAGTAAGGTCCTGTGATCCTCTCGTAGACCATGGCAAGCGTGGCAACAAAAACGTTCACCTCTTCACTCTGGGCATCCTTCAACACACTTTCCAGCTTCTGGTTCCTGCTCGGCATGTAATCTGACAGGAACTCTATGATGTCGTCACGGTGTGCCAGCAGCTTTGTTGCACCATAAAAGATGCTGTTAAACCGGTTAGATTTGAAGCTTGGCACAGTAGACGTCTTGTTGGTCATCTCACAGTATGCAAGCCATGCATCTCTGCAGCCACATTGATCATCGCCCCTGGGTCCTAGAACCTCGCAGGCCATCCGCACATAGCGAACAGCTGCTGCCTCCTTTGCCTGCCAATGTCCAAACTGAGCTGCGTTGTCTCGGCCAATACGCTGCTGCCCCCACTCGGTCTGTAGTTCTTTCAGTG
The DNA window shown above is from Littorina saxatilis isolate snail1 unplaced genomic scaffold, US_GU_Lsax_2.0 scaffold_1291, whole genome shotgun sequence and carries:
- the LOC138955079 gene encoding uncharacterized protein, producing MFQKDERHTLCRQWFTHVGLNISDLSDKQLRARLDKVRKPYDTFSKSLHRGNNEAKLKDYLFQQQSHFPLVSAMPTVPSVVPCAIENAPATPPADHPTGDELTHLKIASSGRQLAALRRSNEELSGSLLEAKNREMIYKDLLKEKTQSVTILQADLTKLQGKAERSASHIKCVETQLCSAKEYIGKIRQTNFYKRLKRQETNLKKREENLKDHEDGGCIQTIERLKHKLKLCQTANSSLRAKLNSVKEKRQQDLDRHNQLTADLLEEAVVHTVKTTEEGPRKKFTHDVIKTTIGLISCGVSAKNSGHVIQTVARNLFHTDIDDKDVPSERTSLRFADQGHYLAKYHVAETVLDSDNFDIHFDGTTRDHRKYVGQQVTTSAGSLSCGFTEVATEDAKTLVDVTVSLLQEVAQVYDKDDTERCFKAALQKCSGLMSDRAAPNKLMKKDFNDLRKATLGTEEDLQFLYCNAHYLLGLGTSAEKSLKELQTEWGQQRIGRDNAAQFGHWQAKEAAAVRYVRMACEVLGPRGDDQCGCRDAWLAYCEMTNKTSTVPSFKSNRFNSIFYGATKLLAHRDDIIEFLSDYMPSRNQKLESVLKDAQSEEVNVFVATLAMVYERITGPYWTLLCAGETSYAEFFLPVVELHAQLREWRDDSASIFSPHVPSLFSIQVPDASSLAALLDLDEATQQKVQRAFSHFCVNFVAVTERQLDDFLPGGRYHAVQDPQVLERLRHSHITNLLGEACFGDLDISIYTHRNSSVHHHSTLTMLKRNKTMKAWFNQKSNEEQRQLLLNASSSGPEMRKRHRENDREVKASKRQKLQLQQQRTEADRQKKAREKADIAQEIRQDGGACSSAGDVDRLLERKALQREKLAALKTQIRFFRHVLGFKSELLKLTQDLPGLEQSLKEFLASQDPFPEHRDRVDNNLDEEDEPSESDSSASEHENDQRVDSDGFSFAQTGQTVAVFYDETFHVGTVTNILSADEAKVNFLKKSSLDNNRFSWPAKEDSDTVSSVFVFAWDFLLEPISTNARMWHVPNSTLQEQYNLYVEKYC